From a single Caldalkalibacillus salinus genomic region:
- the hemA gene encoding glutamyl-tRNA reductase, whose product MHILTVGINYKKTPVHIREKFAIPINALTEALQELRQTKSILECVIVSTCNRTEVYAVVDQLHTGRYYIKRFLSETFDIQKEVFEPFLDIKENDEAVQHIFEVPVGLDSMILGETQILGQIKEAFFTAQEAGTTGTIFNMLFKQVITTAKKAHAETDIGQNAVSVSYAAIELGKKVFGDLSAKKVLILGAGKMSELTVKHLNANGVSEVFVVNRTYERAVELAQKFNGQAYDYSQLDQCLQQVDIVISSTGANHYVMTKQQIEDMMSARHDHPLFLIDIAVPRDLDPAIHEVENAFLYDIDDLNGIVNANLEERKKEAVKIQEMIAIEMDEFSKWLNTLGVVPVITALRQKALSIQEETVQSILNKCPDLDEREEKVIRKHTKSIVNQMLRDPITRVKELAGEPGARDSLDLVTEIFALEEEIKEQEKIERAQQLAKRIDKKQKAYKEQAVRNELPAH is encoded by the coding sequence ATGCATATCCTAACAGTAGGTATCAATTATAAGAAAACCCCTGTTCATATACGCGAAAAGTTTGCTATTCCCATCAATGCGCTTACGGAGGCGTTACAGGAGTTGCGTCAAACCAAGAGTATTCTTGAATGTGTCATTGTGTCGACATGTAATCGTACGGAAGTTTATGCTGTTGTCGATCAATTACACACGGGACGCTACTATATTAAACGCTTTCTCTCGGAGACCTTTGATATACAAAAGGAAGTTTTTGAACCTTTCTTAGATATTAAGGAAAATGATGAGGCGGTGCAACATATCTTTGAGGTGCCAGTGGGACTAGACTCTATGATCTTAGGGGAGACACAAATCCTCGGCCAGATCAAAGAAGCATTCTTTACAGCGCAGGAAGCGGGGACCACAGGTACGATTTTCAATATGTTGTTCAAGCAAGTGATTACAACAGCGAAGAAAGCTCACGCTGAAACGGACATTGGGCAGAATGCGGTTTCTGTCAGTTACGCTGCCATCGAACTAGGGAAGAAAGTTTTTGGGGATTTAAGTGCGAAGAAAGTATTAATTCTCGGTGCGGGTAAGATGAGTGAATTAACCGTTAAACACCTGAACGCTAATGGTGTCAGTGAGGTATTCGTCGTCAACCGGACGTATGAGCGTGCAGTTGAACTTGCTCAGAAATTTAACGGTCAAGCGTATGATTATAGCCAATTAGATCAGTGTTTACAGCAGGTGGATATTGTCATTAGTTCGACGGGGGCTAATCATTACGTCATGACTAAGCAACAGATAGAAGATATGATGTCTGCACGACATGACCATCCACTATTCTTGATTGACATTGCTGTACCGAGGGATTTAGATCCTGCTATTCATGAAGTTGAAAATGCCTTTTTATATGATATCGATGATTTGAATGGCATCGTAAACGCCAATTTAGAAGAACGGAAAAAAGAAGCTGTTAAAATACAAGAGATGATCGCCATTGAAATGGATGAGTTTAGTAAATGGCTCAATACACTTGGCGTCGTTCCTGTTATTACAGCCTTAAGACAGAAGGCGCTATCTATTCAGGAAGAAACGGTTCAAAGTATCCTAAACAAATGCCCAGACTTAGATGAAAGAGAAGAAAAAGTAATTAGAAAACACACGAAGAGCATAGTGAACCAGATGCTGCGTGATCCCATTACAAGAGTAAAAGAACTCGCAGGAGAACCAGGGGCGCGTGATTCACTCGATCTAGTAACGGAGATTTTTGCCCTAGAAGAAGAAATTAAAGAACAAGAGAAGATCGAACGTGCCCAGCAGCTAGCGAAACGAATAGATAAAAAACAAAAAGCCTACAAGGAACAGGCAGTAAGAAACGAACTTCCTGCTCATTAA
- the yihA gene encoding ribosome biogenesis GTP-binding protein YihA/YsxC, which yields MKVHDAKLVISAVGPEQYPAPLQEIALAGRSNVGKSSFINKLINRKNLARTSSKPGKTQTLNFYIINESFYFVDVPGYGYAKVSKAEREKWGAFIEEYMTTREGLKGVVQVVDIRHKPTEDDQMMYEWLAYLEMPIIVVATKVDKIPKGKVQKHVKQVRETLGADQDTPILPFSAETGQGKDQAWAAILAHLRT from the coding sequence ATGAAAGTACATGATGCAAAATTAGTGATTAGTGCAGTAGGTCCCGAACAGTATCCAGCCCCCTTGCAAGAGATTGCTTTGGCAGGGCGGTCTAATGTAGGGAAGTCATCATTTATCAATAAACTTATTAACCGCAAAAATTTAGCTCGAACGAGTTCCAAACCGGGCAAAACACAAACGCTGAACTTTTATATCATCAATGAGTCATTTTACTTCGTTGATGTACCTGGATACGGTTACGCTAAAGTGTCTAAGGCGGAGCGTGAAAAATGGGGCGCCTTTATCGAAGAGTATATGACCACACGTGAAGGCCTCAAAGGTGTTGTTCAGGTGGTCGATATACGTCATAAGCCAACGGAAGATGATCAAATGATGTACGAATGGTTAGCCTACCTGGAGATGCCGATCATCGTCGTAGCCACCAAGGTTGACAAAATTCCAAAAGGCAAGGTACAAAAACATGTTAAACAAGTGAGGGAGACACTAGGTGCAGATCAAGACACACCGATTCTCCCTTTCTCCGCTGAAACTGGACAAGGAAAAGACCAGGCATGGGCGGCCATACTAGCACATTTACGTACATAG
- the hemB gene encoding porphobilinogen synthase has translation MSYERHRRLRGHSGLRKMVREHALSVQDLIYPIFVVEGAEQPTKEVPSMPGVYHYSLKYLVEELKEVQRLGIPSVILFGVPTEKDPHGHQAYAENGIVQQAIKVAKETAPELVIMADTCLCQYTDHGHCGVVENGKVLNDPSLNQLVKTAVSQAKAGADVIAPSNMMDGFVEAIRSGLDEAGYEDIPILSYAVKYASSFYGPFRDAAHSTPQFGDRRTYQMDPANREEALREARADIEQGADMLMVKPAMAYMDIMREIKDEFQYPVAAYNVSGEYAMVKAAAQNGWIDEREVVLELLTGFKRAGADMILTYHAKDVAKWLGDDK, from the coding sequence ATGAGTTATGAACGCCATCGTAGATTAAGAGGTCACTCAGGCCTGAGAAAGATGGTCAGAGAACATGCTCTAAGTGTTCAAGATCTCATTTATCCTATATTTGTCGTAGAAGGAGCAGAACAACCGACAAAGGAAGTTCCTTCAATGCCCGGTGTATACCATTACTCATTAAAATATCTCGTAGAAGAATTAAAGGAAGTTCAACGTCTAGGCATTCCTTCCGTTATCTTATTCGGCGTACCAACGGAAAAAGATCCACATGGACATCAAGCTTACGCTGAAAATGGCATTGTACAGCAAGCCATTAAAGTCGCCAAAGAAACGGCACCTGAGTTGGTCATTATGGCCGACACCTGTCTGTGCCAATACACGGATCACGGGCACTGTGGTGTTGTAGAAAATGGCAAGGTTTTAAATGATCCTTCCCTTAATCAATTAGTGAAAACGGCCGTGTCACAAGCGAAAGCTGGAGCGGACGTCATCGCCCCTTCAAATATGATGGACGGATTCGTGGAGGCGATTAGATCCGGATTAGATGAGGCTGGTTATGAAGATATTCCTATCCTATCTTATGCAGTCAAATATGCTTCATCTTTCTATGGCCCTTTTCGAGATGCCGCTCACTCCACGCCTCAGTTTGGGGATCGACGCACTTACCAGATGGACCCAGCGAATAGAGAGGAAGCCCTACGAGAAGCGAGAGCAGATATTGAGCAGGGTGCCGACATGTTAATGGTCAAGCCTGCAATGGCGTATATGGATATTATGAGAGAAATAAAAGACGAGTTTCAATACCCTGTAGCCGCTTATAATGTGAGTGGTGAATACGCCATGGTGAAAGCGGCAGCCCAAAACGGCTGGATTGATGAACGGGAGGTCGTATTAGAATTACTAACAGGATTCAAGCGAGCCGGAGCTGACATGATATTGACCTACCATGCCAAAGACGTTGCCAAATGGTTAGGAGATGATAAATAA
- a CDS encoding amino acid ABC transporter permease, with protein MQALQLTLQLTVAAMGIGMVIGLFFALLKLSPIRPLNAIANLYITVVRATPLIVQIFVLYFGFTEIIAFSQFWAASLALAFHNGAYIAEIFRGGIQSIEKGQTEAARSLGMSSSLAMRRIVLPQAFKRTVPPLGNQFIIGLKDSSLAAFIGMTEIFNYSRQMVSATYLELEFYILAAVYYLIIVLIFTWFVNKLEHRLSVSDH; from the coding sequence ATGCAGGCATTGCAACTGACATTACAACTCACTGTGGCCGCAATGGGGATTGGGATGGTTATCGGCCTCTTTTTTGCTTTATTAAAATTATCACCCATCCGTCCATTGAATGCCATCGCAAACCTGTATATTACTGTCGTACGAGCCACCCCTCTCATCGTTCAAATCTTTGTCTTGTATTTTGGTTTTACAGAGATTATCGCTTTCTCACAATTTTGGGCCGCTTCACTCGCCTTAGCCTTTCACAACGGGGCTTATATTGCTGAGATTTTCCGTGGAGGAATTCAATCGATTGAAAAAGGTCAAACAGAGGCCGCTCGTTCACTCGGGATGTCCAGCTCGCTAGCCATGAGAAGAATCGTACTTCCACAAGCGTTTAAGCGGACAGTACCGCCTCTTGGTAATCAGTTTATCATCGGTTTAAAGGACTCTTCATTAGCCGCCTTTATTGGCATGACAGAAATTTTTAACTACTCACGTCAGATGGTATCTGCCACTTACCTAGAGCTAGAGTTTTATATATTAGCGGCGGTGTACTATCTCATTATCGTCCTTATCTTTACTTGGTTTGTGAACAAACTGGAACATCGTTTAAGTGTCAGTGATCACTAA
- the hemC gene encoding hydroxymethylbilane synthase gives MTKRKIVVGTRRSALAMTQTKWFINKLEALGLPFEFEIKEIVTKGDQILDVMLSKVGGKGLFVKEIQRAMLDKEIDFAVHSIKDMPAVLPDELTVGCIPEREDPRDVFISNDHQPLDELPAGAVVGTSSLRRSAQILHYRPDLKVHWIRGNIDSRLRKLREENFDAIILAASGLKRMGWSEDTVTQYLPHDVCLPAVGQGALGIECRSDDNEVIDLLTKVHHAETGKTVEAERVFLAEIEGGCQVPVGGHATLEDETIQLTGFVGSPDGETILKQTLTGDDPQALGRQVAQALIQRGAKDILDKVKEGLDS, from the coding sequence ATGACAAAAAGAAAGATCGTTGTCGGTACGAGAAGAAGTGCCCTAGCGATGACGCAAACAAAATGGTTCATTAACAAACTAGAGGCACTAGGTTTGCCATTTGAATTTGAGATTAAGGAGATTGTGACCAAAGGGGATCAAATACTCGATGTCATGCTTTCTAAGGTAGGTGGGAAAGGCCTCTTTGTCAAAGAAATACAACGGGCGATGTTAGACAAAGAGATCGATTTCGCCGTACACAGCATTAAGGATATGCCTGCTGTATTGCCTGATGAACTCACCGTTGGTTGTATACCTGAGCGCGAGGACCCAAGAGACGTTTTTATTTCTAACGACCACCAACCTCTTGATGAACTACCAGCAGGTGCCGTTGTCGGTACGAGTAGTTTAAGACGGTCTGCTCAAATCCTACACTATCGTCCAGATCTGAAGGTACATTGGATTAGAGGTAACATTGATAGCCGCTTAAGAAAGCTACGCGAAGAAAACTTTGACGCCATTATTCTTGCCGCTTCTGGTTTGAAACGTATGGGCTGGTCCGAAGATACCGTGACACAATACTTACCTCATGACGTCTGTTTACCCGCTGTTGGTCAGGGTGCGCTTGGCATTGAATGTCGATCGGATGATAATGAAGTCATCGACTTATTGACAAAGGTGCATCATGCCGAAACAGGAAAAACGGTGGAAGCGGAACGCGTTTTTCTAGCTGAAATAGAGGGTGGGTGTCAGGTACCTGTAGGGGGACATGCCACTTTGGAGGATGAGACCATCCAATTGACCGGATTCGTCGGTTCACCCGACGGTGAAACCATTTTAAAGCAAACATTAACAGGAGATGACCCTCAAGCCTTAGGACGGCAGGTTGCGCAAGCTCTGATCCAGCGAGGGGCTAAAGATATCTTAGATAAAGTAAAGGAAGGTCTTGATTCGTAA
- the hemL gene encoding glutamate-1-semialdehyde 2,1-aminomutase yields MRHYEKSVQAFEEAKQVIPGGVNSPVRAMKSVNMSPIYFESGQGARLTDMDGNEFIDYVASWGPLIAGHAHPQVVEALKTTTEKGTSFGAPTEIETQLAKLVVDRVPSVDIVRMVNSGTEATMSALRLARGFTGRQKILKFVGCYHGHADSLLIKAGSGVATLSLPDSPGVPASTAEHTITVHYNDLDSAKLAFEKFGDDIAAVIVEPVAGNMGVVPPLPGFLEGLRELTDQNGTLLIFDEVMTGFRVGYSCAQGLYDVIPDLTCFGKVVGGGLPVGAYGGKKEIMDHVAPDGPIYQAGTLSGNPLAMTAGFETLSLMTPEQYDALEEKGAYLEAGIRRNAEKHQIPYHINRVGSMLGFFFTEGPVENFEQASQSDLSRFARYFQLMTEEGIYIAPSQFEGMFISTAHTQEDLDRTIEANDKALSILANEQQA; encoded by the coding sequence ATGCGACATTACGAAAAATCTGTACAAGCCTTTGAAGAAGCAAAACAGGTTATACCTGGTGGTGTAAATAGCCCCGTTAGAGCGATGAAATCTGTTAATATGAGCCCAATATATTTTGAAAGTGGACAGGGTGCCAGACTAACGGATATGGATGGAAATGAGTTTATTGACTATGTGGCTTCTTGGGGCCCACTCATTGCAGGACATGCGCATCCGCAGGTGGTAGAAGCACTAAAAACCACCACTGAAAAAGGGACGAGTTTTGGGGCTCCTACTGAAATAGAAACTCAGCTCGCTAAGCTCGTTGTGGATCGAGTGCCATCCGTTGACATTGTCCGCATGGTCAACTCCGGGACAGAAGCGACAATGAGCGCACTGCGACTAGCTCGTGGTTTTACGGGACGTCAAAAAATTCTTAAGTTCGTTGGATGTTACCACGGACATGCGGATTCCCTCCTGATTAAAGCGGGATCGGGTGTCGCGACCTTATCACTTCCAGATTCACCTGGTGTGCCAGCATCGACGGCTGAACATACCATTACGGTCCACTACAATGACCTCGATAGTGCCAAATTAGCGTTTGAAAAGTTTGGTGACGATATCGCTGCGGTTATTGTAGAACCTGTAGCGGGGAATATGGGGGTTGTACCACCGTTGCCAGGATTTTTAGAAGGCTTACGTGAACTCACAGATCAGAATGGGACGCTGCTGATCTTCGACGAAGTGATGACAGGTTTTAGAGTCGGCTACAGCTGTGCCCAAGGACTATATGATGTCATACCGGATTTAACCTGCTTCGGGAAGGTCGTCGGTGGAGGTTTACCAGTTGGGGCATACGGTGGTAAGAAAGAGATTATGGACCACGTGGCGCCAGACGGTCCAATTTACCAAGCGGGTACGTTATCTGGGAATCCACTAGCGATGACGGCAGGTTTCGAAACCCTGTCACTTATGACTCCTGAGCAGTATGACGCTCTGGAGGAAAAAGGGGCCTATTTAGAAGCAGGGATACGTCGTAACGCTGAAAAGCATCAAATCCCGTATCACATTAATCGCGTGGGATCCATGCTCGGATTTTTCTTTACTGAAGGACCTGTCGAGAACTTTGAGCAGGCAAGTCAGTCAGACTTATCTAGGTTCGCTCGTTATTTCCAACTGATGACAGAAGAAGGCATCTATATTGCGCCTTCACAGTTCGAGGGTATGTTCATATCCACTGCTCATACACAAGAGGATTTAGATCGTACGATCGAAGCGAATGATAAGGCTTTAAGCATTTTAGCCAATGAACAGCAAGCGTAA
- a CDS encoding transporter substrate-binding domain-containing protein — MKRSLFSVLALLFMLSMILVGCGSAETGVLLEEGVLTYAMSGEYHPFNYKDENTGELAGFDVEIGEAIAEYHGWEPVPYATPFSGIVSGLNSGKYDAIIGSMGITPDRAKEVDFSDPYYLSGAQLFVPEGSDIESLEQMNDDHVIGVALGTSYEPVAREYTSQVSTYESDVTALRDLSVSENLDAVITDRLVGLIAIEETGFEIEMAGDLIYEEQMAIAVQKGNEELLDAINEALAEIRENGTYVNISDRYFGTDIGPQGE; from the coding sequence ATGAAAAGAAGTTTATTCAGCGTACTAGCTTTACTGTTCATGTTAAGTATGATTTTAGTGGGCTGTGGGTCAGCAGAAACTGGCGTGTTACTAGAGGAGGGTGTTTTAACGTACGCGATGTCTGGGGAGTACCATCCTTTTAATTATAAAGATGAGAATACAGGGGAATTAGCTGGATTTGATGTTGAAATTGGAGAGGCCATTGCTGAATATCACGGTTGGGAACCGGTCCCTTATGCAACGCCTTTTTCAGGCATCGTGAGTGGCCTTAATAGTGGCAAGTATGACGCTATTATTGGCAGTATGGGGATTACACCCGATCGTGCAAAAGAAGTAGACTTTTCTGACCCATACTATCTCTCAGGGGCACAACTTTTTGTGCCTGAAGGAAGCGATATCGAAAGTCTTGAGCAAATGAACGACGATCATGTGATTGGGGTTGCTCTAGGGACATCCTATGAACCTGTCGCTAGGGAGTATACAAGTCAGGTGTCAACCTATGAGAGTGACGTCACAGCCTTACGTGATTTATCGGTTTCAGAAAATTTAGACGCCGTGATCACCGACCGTTTGGTGGGGCTCATCGCCATTGAGGAAACAGGTTTTGAAATTGAGATGGCTGGCGATCTCATATATGAAGAACAGATGGCTATCGCCGTTCAAAAGGGAAACGAAGAACTGCTGGACGCGATTAATGAAGCACTAGCCGAGATCCGTGAAAATGGGACTTATGTGAATATTAGTGATCGGTACTTCGGGACAGATATCGGCCCTCAAGGTGAATAG
- a CDS encoding cytochrome C assembly family protein — protein MFNHNLFYELIIILYACSVLFYFVDFLQHNRKANRLAFWLLSIVWISQTALLTVKMIEQEHLPLFSRFDTLFFFAWLLITFSLLINWFFRMDLFLFFTNVVGFTVMALSLFVAGRGIPEEMAQQLSSEWLTIHISMAFLSYAAFTLSFIFSVLYLFQHKLLKRKKWSKQFLRGPSLAQLDKISFYLNLIGFPVLLLSLILGIVWAINTVEAAFWFDTKVVFSLFVLLMYGIYLYQRVVRGWSGKKIVELNCVCFFVLLTNYFISSLFSRFHIWS, from the coding sequence ATGTTTAATCATAATCTTTTTTACGAGCTCATTATCATTCTCTATGCTTGTAGTGTCCTCTTTTACTTTGTAGACTTTTTACAGCACAACCGGAAGGCAAACCGTTTAGCCTTCTGGTTGCTTTCTATTGTCTGGATTTCTCAAACGGCACTTCTAACTGTAAAAATGATAGAACAGGAACACCTGCCATTATTCTCGAGATTTGATACCCTGTTTTTCTTTGCTTGGTTATTAATTACCTTTAGCTTGCTGATTAATTGGTTCTTCCGGATGGATTTGTTTTTATTCTTTACGAATGTGGTTGGCTTTACAGTGATGGCCTTAAGCCTATTTGTAGCCGGTAGAGGAATCCCCGAGGAAATGGCCCAACAATTGAGCTCTGAGTGGCTGACGATCCATATTTCGATGGCTTTCCTAAGTTACGCCGCCTTCACGTTGTCATTTATATTTTCAGTCTTATATCTGTTCCAACATAAACTTTTAAAGCGTAAGAAGTGGAGTAAGCAATTTTTACGCGGCCCTAGTTTAGCACAGTTAGACAAAATATCGTTTTACTTAAACTTGATCGGTTTTCCGGTGCTACTGCTTAGCTTGATACTAGGTATTGTTTGGGCTATCAACACCGTAGAAGCGGCGTTTTGGTTTGATACGAAGGTCGTGTTTTCTTTATTTGTCTTACTCATGTATGGCATTTACTTATACCAACGTGTCGTTAGAGGATGGTCAGGGAAGAAAATCGTTGAGCTAAATTGCGTTTGCTTCTTTGTACTTTTAACCAACTATTTTATCTCTAGCTTGTTTTCAAGATTTCACATCTGGTCCTAA
- a CDS encoding uroporphyrinogen-III synthase produces the protein MTEPLYPLKEKRIVVTRAKNQAQSFMDKIRTRGGRPFLFPMIDIIPAHTSEQLKGIDGHIEQYDWLLLTSANSVRFFFEQNARDKQEPQHESLYKRLLAGGVSIVTVGHKTNKQLQKYGLSATFIPQRHTQEGLIQEWLPHVGRHEKILFPHGNLSRPALAQAMREKGLDVTAYVLYRTIKPNQTYPKLQTMLKSQQVDVVTFTSSSAMRHFDYWLREQELDFNQIKSSSLYLASIGPITTRTAMDLGYPVHIEARKQTVEGLIEAIEAYIIHREV, from the coding sequence ATGACTGAGCCGCTTTATCCATTAAAGGAAAAGCGCATTGTGGTCACAAGAGCGAAAAACCAAGCGCAATCGTTCATGGATAAAATTAGAACGAGGGGCGGAAGGCCTTTTCTCTTTCCAATGATTGACATCATACCTGCACACACCTCCGAGCAGCTGAAAGGTATTGATGGACATATAGAGCAGTATGATTGGTTACTATTAACGAGTGCAAACAGCGTGCGATTTTTTTTCGAACAAAACGCGAGGGATAAGCAGGAGCCCCAGCATGAATCCCTTTATAAACGACTCTTGGCTGGGGGCGTCTCAATTGTCACTGTAGGGCATAAAACGAATAAACAATTACAGAAGTACGGACTATCGGCCACTTTCATTCCTCAAAGACACACGCAGGAAGGTTTGATACAGGAGTGGCTCCCACACGTTGGGCGTCATGAGAAGATTCTGTTTCCTCATGGCAATTTGTCCAGGCCAGCACTCGCCCAGGCGATGCGTGAAAAAGGACTTGATGTGACAGCGTACGTCCTTTACCGGACCATCAAACCGAATCAAACTTATCCTAAACTACAAACAATGCTGAAATCCCAACAGGTCGACGTCGTCACCTTCACGAGTTCTTCAGCTATGCGCCATTTTGATTATTGGTTACGAGAACAGGAACTTGACTTTAATCAGATTAAGTCCTCTTCGTTGTACTTGGCCTCAATAGGCCCCATAACAACACGAACGGCAATGGATTTGGGCTACCCTGTTCATATAGAAGCTAGAAAGCAAACAGTAGAAGGGTTAATAGAGGCTATAGAAGCGTATATTATACACAGAGAGGTGTGA
- a CDS encoding amino acid ABC transporter ATP-binding protein: MIKVKHLNKSFGELHVLKDVHLEVNESDVVCLIGASGSGKSTLLRCLNFLEIKDAGEIHIDGRQIDPDKDDLNIIRQDVGMVFQHFNLFPHKNVLENVIEAPTMVKKVKKETAIAEAQSLLDKVGLGDKANEYPARLSGGQKQRVAIARALAMQPKIMLFDEPTSALDPELVGEVLETMKELAQEGMTMVVVTHEMGFAREVADTVCFLHDGRIEEMGTPDKIFEQPKKERTQAFLSKIL, from the coding sequence ATGATTAAAGTCAAGCATTTAAATAAATCGTTCGGCGAATTACACGTATTAAAGGATGTTCATCTAGAAGTGAATGAAAGTGATGTGGTATGTCTGATTGGGGCGAGTGGTTCTGGAAAGAGTACGCTCTTACGCTGCCTCAACTTTCTTGAGATCAAGGATGCTGGTGAAATCCATATTGATGGAAGGCAAATAGATCCGGACAAGGATGATCTTAATATCATCCGTCAAGACGTAGGCATGGTCTTTCAGCATTTCAATTTGTTTCCTCATAAGAATGTGCTTGAAAATGTAATTGAGGCTCCAACAATGGTCAAAAAAGTAAAGAAAGAGACTGCCATTGCGGAAGCACAGAGCCTACTGGACAAAGTGGGACTAGGAGACAAAGCAAATGAATACCCTGCTCGGTTATCGGGAGGACAAAAGCAACGTGTCGCCATCGCCAGGGCATTGGCCATGCAACCCAAGATAATGTTATTTGATGAACCAACGTCGGCGCTAGACCCTGAGCTCGTAGGTGAGGTGTTAGAGACGATGAAGGAATTGGCGCAGGAAGGCATGACCATGGTGGTCGTGACACATGAGATGGGGTTTGCTCGAGAAGTGGCCGATACCGTGTGTTTTCTCCATGACGGTCGCATTGAAGAAATGGGTACGCCGGACAAGATATTTGAACAACCCAAAAAGGAACGGACACAAGCGTTCTTAAGCAAGATCTTATAA